The Euphorbia lathyris chromosome 8, ddEupLath1.1, whole genome shotgun sequence genome has a window encoding:
- the LOC136204119 gene encoding uncharacterized protein yields MLHKSFKPAKCKTALKLAVSRIKLLKNKKDAQVKQQKRELAQLLESGQERTARIRVEHVVREEKTMAAYDLIEIYCELIVARLPIIESQKKCPIDLKEAIASVIFASPRCADLPELMDVRKLFTSKYGKEFVAAAVEIRPDCGVSRLLVEKLSAKAPDGPTKIKILTAIAEEHNVKWDPESIEEKEMKPHEDLLNGPNTFGQASKMHVEPSNFQEPSNRNDRVPLGASSKPYERHDTPDNSYGSNSRSSYSQNEPSAVDASKAMPPGTSHPDPRLSGNTSKAMEPRHFYAAGHDSSSAGRQSWTMEFKDATSAAQAAAESAERASMAARAAAELSRQHSAELNKASVFRSKDEEVQNYVSSRSQGEHIAKDPVHNTTFRSNAGMHYEQTYEDEQDDLSKLTERFNNLKGTSKPTRTASSKSSSSSAGDYPPQVSDFRIPDGHSRNTPSTVEKSDLLREASMKRESSESVEDFAGEAYNGMRSENVGYFEQASIRKQSSNVSSHTNSQIPSDDLNVFSNFSPPKFSEEVFNEHSIFDKENVGMSTEETNAYDNAGLVFDDSGSEDDMYKFDVKHEDNDQDSSSYFLSGSRKSSSHLLASTSTKSPGVTNEESHGNSSSKTPFSEESRSIFSDGLASDTIPAKEDDLLPLTFDDSDGPGSDSEEELNKSEVLGRQQTGTFPHKDMSYDSHSETAETSRSSLAEKVDMSYNNQASHKPPESHSKSSDTERVRTSGFSSAKNDMQGIRSLDASDDDMPVEEPSLESGSEFRFGNLTGGLRNRGYKHPPYRRNALQVQSVSRPAEDISTRIDLSSSAVKVDSGFEGEERQQMAHRNLNEKPSFGVPYSDTRNDSDEEQPQQTFYSSQESYIQKPSSKMNEKSGGINSYFDSGYSDSEEDIPKQTGTSKTHSSPVFSRRTKAPSSNSRRNSNMKSSVLPESPIATDAVAEKKSSSSVSSYAAETPVRTPSESNSSDYRGRSEQSSHTEQTNSRPSSQSKRPSRSSHTTDSQQNRSSHSKSFEQHKSAESSKPVLESKRPSREENPKASAREQTSNPAPSTAAESRKMSNSHAEAPSRENSIDKASHVHPKLPDYDTLTAHLLSLRQNRQ; encoded by the exons GTTGAGCATGTGGTTAGGGAAGAGAAGACTATGGCAGCTTATGATCTTATTGAGATATACTGTGAACTTATTGTTGCTCGTTTGCCAATCATCGAGTCCCAAAA GAAATGTCCCATTGACTTGAAGGAAGCAATCGCAAGTGTAATTTTTGCATCTCCAAGATGCGCGGATCTACCAGAGCTGATGGATGTTCGTAAACTTTTCACGTCGAAATATGGAAAAGAATTTGTTGCAGCAGCTGTTGAAATACGTCCAGATTGTGGTGTTAGTCGCCTG CTGGTAGAAAAATTATCAGCCAAGGCACCTGATGGTCccaccaaaataaaaattctgaCTGCAATTGCTGAGGAACATAATGTTAAATGGGATCCTGAATCaattgaagagaaagaaatgaAGCCTCATGAGGACTTGCTG AATGGGCCAAATACATTTGGTCAGGCCAGTAAAATGCACGTGGAGCCTTCTAATTTCCAAGAACCATCCAATAGAAATGATAGGGTTCCTCTTGGAGCTTCTTCCAAACCTTACGAAAGGCATGACACACCTGATAATTCGTATGGCTCCAATTCAAGATCATCATATTCGCAAAATGAGCCTTCTGCTGTTGATGCTAGCAAGGCAATGCCACCTGGCACTTCTCATCCTGACCCAAGACTTTCAG GAAATACATCTAAAGCAATGGAACCTAGGCATTTCTACGCTGCTGGACATGATAGTTCCTCAGCAGGTAGACAAAGTTGGACTATGGAATTCAAAGATGCAACATCCGCTGCACAGGCAGCTGCTGAATCCGCTGAACGGGCAAGCATGGCTGCCCGGGCTGCTGCGGAACTTTCTAGGCAGCATTCTGCAGAGCTAAATAAGGCTTCTGTTTTTAGATCAAAGGATGAAGAGGTTCAAAACTATGTCAGCTCAAGGTCACAAGGTGAACATATTGCCAAAGATCCAGTGCATAACACCACTTTTAGAAGTAATGCTGGGATGCATTATGAGCAAACTTACGAAGATGAACAAGACGACCTGTCGAAATTGACTGAAAGGTTTAACAATCTCAAGGGTACTAGTAAACCTACTCGGACTGCATCCTCAAAATCCAGCAGTAGTTCTGCAGGTGATTATCCACCACAGGTGAGTGATTTCCGAATACCAGATGGGCATTCTAGAAATACCCCATCGACAGTGGAGAAGAGTGACCTGTTACGTGAAGCAAGCATGAAAAGGGAGAGTAGCGAATCTGTGGAGGATTTTGCAGGTGAAGCTTACAATGGAATGAGATCTGAGAATGTTGGTTATTTTGAACAAGCCAGCATCAGAAAACAGTCTTCCAATGTTTCCTCTCATACCAATTCACAAATTCCCAGTGATGATCTCAATGTTTTTTCCAATTTCAGCCCACCAAAATTCAGTGAGGAAGTCTTCAATGAGCATTCTATTTTTGACAAAGAAAATGTTGGAATGAGTACTGAAGAAACAAATGCATATGATAATGCTGGTTTAGTTTTTGACGATTCTGGTTCAGAAGATGATATGTATAAGTTCGATGTGAAGCATGAAGATAATGATCAAgattctagttcatatttcttgtCAGGGAGTAGAAAATCATCATCTCATCTTTTAGCAAGTACAAGTACTAAGAGCCCCGGGGTAACCAATGAAGAGTCGCATGGAAATTCCAGTTCAAAAACACCATTTTCCGAGGAGTCCAGAAGTATATTTTCCGATGGTTTAGCAAGTGATACAATTCCTGCAAAAGAAGATGACTTGTTACCTTTGACTTTTGATGATTCGGATGGTCCAGGCTCAGACAGTGAAGAGGAGCTGAACAAGTCTGAAGTTCTTGGTAGACAACAGACTGGCACTTTTCCTCATAAAGATATGTCTTACGACAGTCATTCCGAGACAGCTGAGACTTCTCGATCTTCTCTTGCAGAAAAGGTAgatatgtcttataacaatcaGGCTTCTCATAAACCTCCAGAATCCCATTCAAAATCCAGTGACACTGAAAGGGTCCGTACTTCAGGGTTTTCTTCCGCCAAAAATGATATGCAAGGAATCCGATCTTTGGATGCCTCAGATGATGATATGCCTGTTGAAGAACCAAGTTTGGAAAGTGGTTCAGAGTTTAGATTTGGAAATTTGACTGGTGGCCTTCGAAATAGGGGATATAAGCATCCACCATATCGTAGGAATGCATTACAAGTACAATCTGTATCCAGACCAGCTGAGGATATATCTACCAGGATTGATCTGTCCTCTTCTGCTGTTAAGGTTGATAGTGGTTTTGAAGGTGAAGAACGTCAACAGATGGCACATAGAAACCTAAATGAAAAACCAAGCTTCGGGGTCCCATATTCCGATACTAGAAACGATTCAGATGAGGAACAGCCACAACAGACGTTTTACAGTAGTCAGGAATCATACATCCAAAAACCCAGCAGTAAGATGAATGAAAAATCAGGCGGCATAAACAGCTATTTTGACTCAGGTTATAGTGATTCTGAGGAGGATATCCCTAAACAGACTGGAACCAGCAAGACTCATTCAAGTCCTGTATTTTCTAGACGGACAAAAGCCCCTTCTTCAAATTCCAGAAGAAATTCTAATATGAAGTCCAGTGTTCTGCCCGAGTCTCCAATAGCTACAGATGCTGTTGCAGAAAAAAAGTCATCCTCATCAGTTAGCTCTTATGCTGCTGAAACTCCAGTGAGAACCCCTTCTGAAAGTAATAGCTCAGACTATAGGGGAAGGTCCGAACAAAGTTCACACACAGAACAAACTAATTCTAGGCCAAGTTCACAATCCAAGAGACCCTCAAGGAGTTCCCACACTACCGATTCTCAGCAGAATCGGTCTTCTCACTCCAAAAGTTTTGAGCAGCATAAATCTGCAGAATCTTCTAAGCCAGTTTTAGAATCCAAGAGACCCTCACGTGAGGAAAATCCAAAAGCATCAGCGAGAGAGCAGACATCCAATCCAGCTCCTAGCACAGCAGCAGAGAGTAGAAAGATGTCAAATTCACATGCTGAAGCTCCATCCAGAGAGAATTCTATTGATAAAGCCAGTCATGTGCATCCGAAGCTTCCTGATTATGATACTTTAACTGCACACTTGCTTTCTCTCCGACAGAATCGCCAATAA